Below is a window of Congzhengia minquanensis DNA.
GTCACTGGTTCATTCGGGTTAAAATGGGTTTCGTCCACCCCGTTCATAATCCCCATTTCAAACACTTCCCGAATCTGCTTTTCTCCGTAGTGCCCGCTGATGTCTGTAAATTTACATTCTGCCATTTTTATTTCCTCCCTTATCAACTGTTTAAACTTTTCCCACAGCGCCCAGTTATTTGCGCTCATTGAGGCCGGACAGTTCTTTCT
It encodes the following:
- a CDS encoding S-layer homology domain-containing protein, with translation RKNCPASMSANNWALWEKFKQLIREEIKMAECKFTDISGHYGEKQIREVFEMGIMNGVDETHFNPNEPVTRAQAAIIARNVVRYITGK